A stretch of the Chanos chanos chromosome 1, fChaCha1.1, whole genome shotgun sequence genome encodes the following:
- the LOC115805924 gene encoding piggyBac transposable element-derived protein 4-like, which yields MIRSVRHTPQQELELLCDINEMESEGEQCEVSDGDDESECGSEFNLNLESDSGSESDSEIECAGDSFQEARDGTVWAEQTAGNPRGRARESDIMRETPGPTCYAKDNITSPLSSLLCLIDTEMWGKIRKYTQAEADRNYADKFKLTADKLKAFVGLLYLRGITGGKSMNLDEHWSTDLGNPIFKQTMSLQKFRDIMRYLRFDDKNTMAARLVTDKFAMISEIFDKFVKNSIASYTPGENITVDEQLFPTKLRCPFTQYMANKPDKFGIKFWVAADVKTKYMLNAIPYLGKDDSSPAGQRLSDNIVMRLMEPFLGEGRNVTTGNFFTSLALANNLLADKTTIVGTMDKNRRELPPCTQAQSERFSTKVLRAGKVTLTIYQAKPKRNVCILSTMHQTVSTDNGAKKLPETLSHYNSTKAGVDDMDNMVRLYSVNGGKCRWPVAVFYNLLDLAVINAHVLYKQCMNVTISRRKFILELVKELCAHHKMARATGAIARKRLLPETPSPPAKRRQCQIGRCSGNKTCDICQTCKRLVCGKCSKNAPKLCSEC from the coding sequence ATGATTCGGAGTGTGCGACATACCCCACAGCAAGAGCTGGAGCTGCTGTGTGATATTAACGAGATGGAATCGGAGGGCGAACAATGTGAGGTGTCGGATGGAGATGACGAGAGCGAGTGCGGAAGCGAATTCAATCTGAACCTTGAATCTGATTCAGGTTCAGAATCGGACTCTGAAATTGAGTGTGCTGGGGACTCATTTCAAGAGGCTAGAGATGGCACAGTATGGgctgaacaaactgctggcaaccctcgggGGAGAGCGCGAGAGTCCGATATAATGAGAGAAACCCCTGGGCCCACGTgctatgccaaggacaatatcaCAAGTCCACTGAGCAGTTTACTGTGCTTGATCGACACAGAAATGTGGGGAAAGATTCGAAAATACACTCAAGCGGAAGCGGATCGAAATTATGCTGATAAATTCaaactgacagctgacaaaCTAAAAGCATTCGTGGGTCTCCTCtatttgagaggtattacgggcggtaaaagcatgaacctgGATGAGCACTGGTCTACTGACTTGGGAAACCCCATTTTCAAACAGACAATGTCTCTGCAGAAATTCCgagatatcatgcgctatctgcgctttgatgacaagaacaCAATGGCTGCCcgccttgtgacagataaatttgcCATGATATCCGAGATTTTCGATAAATTTGTGAAAAACAGTATTGCCTCTTACACACCcggtgagaacataactgtagatgaacagtTGTTCCCTACTAAGTTGCGCTGTcctttcacacagtacatggccaaTAAACCGGACAAATTTGGTAtcaaattctgggtggccgctgatgtcaaaacaaaatacatgctgAACGCAATaccctatctagggaaagatgacagtagccCGGCTGGTCAACGGTTATCGGACAATATTGTGATGCGTCTGATGGAGCCTTTCCTGGGGGAAGGAAGAAATGTCACAACAGgcaatttcttcacctcgttggcactggcaaacaatcttttggcgGACAAAACCACCATTGTTGGCACAATGGATAAAAACAGACGAGAGTTGCCCCCTTGTACACAGGCACAGTCTGAAAGATTTTCCACCAAGGTGCTGAGGGCTGGAAAAGTTACACTGACCATTTACCAGGCGAAGCCAAAGAGAAACGTATGCATCCTGAGCACAATGCATCAGACAGTTTCAACTGATAATGGTGCAAAGAAACTGCCTGAAACACTTTCCCACTACAACAGCACTAAAGCTGGCGTTGATGATATGGATAACATGGTACGGCTGTATTCGGTAAATGGAGGCAAATGCCGTTggcctgtggctgtgttttacaaCCTCCTAGACCTGGCTGTGATTAATGCACACGTTCTGTACAAACAGTGCATGAACGTCACCATAAGCAGAAGGAAATTTATTCTGGAGCTGGTGAAAGAGCTGTGTGCGCACCACAAAATGGCAAGGGCAACGGGGGCGATAGCACGTAAGCGACTTTTGCCTGAAACCCCTTCTCCGCCTGCGAAAAGGAGACAGTGCCAAATCGGCAGATGTTCGGGGAACAAAACTTGTGACATCTGCCAGACATGTAAGCGACTTGTCTGTGGCAAATGCTCCAAGAACGCACCGAAGCTGTGCTCGGAATGTTGA
- the LOC115816785 gene encoding beta-microseminoprotein-like isoform X2, with the protein MKSLALILILCAMLPLTQAACYFKELKPGMTRCQDDVDKTWHAVGSSWRNSKCQDCTCERCCDGMPKVMPSAGCKVEYDYQTCTFRVFNPRDPSAVCSHGAVGK; encoded by the exons ATG aaaTCTCTggctctcattctcattctttgTGCCATGCTGCCACTGACTCAAGCAGCGTGTTACTTCAAAGAGTTAAAACCAG GAATGACCCGCTGCCAGGATGATGTGGATAAGACCTGGCATGCTGTAGGATCCTCCTGGAGAAACAGCAAATGCCAGGACTGCACATGTGAAAGATGCTGTGATGG gatgCCAAAGGTCATGCCTTCTGCTGGCTGTAAAGTGGAGTATGATTATCAGACATGTACTTTTAGGGTTTTCAACCCGAGGGATCCCTCTGCAGTGTGTTCACACGGTGCTGTTGGAAAGTGA
- the LOC115816785 gene encoding beta-microseminoprotein-like isoform X1, with protein MRADVYLFFLLSLSLLQKSLALILILCAMLPLTQAACYFKELKPGMTRCQDDVDKTWHAVGSSWRNSKCQDCTCERCCDGMPKVMPSAGCKVEYDYQTCTFRVFNPRDPSAVCSHGAVGK; from the exons ATGAGAGCTGATGTgtatctcttttttctcctctcactctctctcctgcagaaaTCTCTggctctcattctcattctttgTGCCATGCTGCCACTGACTCAAGCAGCGTGTTACTTCAAAGAGTTAAAACCAG GAATGACCCGCTGCCAGGATGATGTGGATAAGACCTGGCATGCTGTAGGATCCTCCTGGAGAAACAGCAAATGCCAGGACTGCACATGTGAAAGATGCTGTGATGG gatgCCAAAGGTCATGCCTTCTGCTGGCTGTAAAGTGGAGTATGATTATCAGACATGTACTTTTAGGGTTTTCAACCCGAGGGATCCCTCTGCAGTGTGTTCACACGGTGCTGTTGGAAAGTGA